tacacacatTACACATAATACATAAACAACAATAGTTCGAAATCCATaattcatgccacgaccactacaacccggtgataacagtcctaaattttcaaaaaactgtcactacaatctgGTGACTGTGGTCTTAAATTCTTATTTGATATTTCACAACCCATGACACAAACCAGAGTTCCAAAATTATCGTCTAGACCCAACATATATACAATAAACGTatactataacacataatactttcaaatatatcatcacttagcccaagtttttgataatcaaatatgcACGTATATCACACAAGTTTGAaaacactagcaagatcgatcgaaaacttacctcaaattATGATCAGATTTAAATTTACcattttgaccctctaaacgatgttTTCTGCAAAAACACAAATCACGAAAGTTGTATACAATGAAACAATCTTTCGAAAAAGTCCAGAATCAACGAATTTTGATTTACGACGAATTTACTActaattttacaagactgctgattttttaGAGAAAAAGACCTACgatttttgatattaaaaatgatgaaaacgaagagggtgtatttataacgatactaaaccctatatcttaacctacaagttatccatattagaatctgatctaAATTTTAGACTCAATGGTCTAATCAAAATTTTACATCATAATCCTTATCccattttaatcctttttattttattattctattattaatctaattttaaaaattacgggatattacacaAAAACTAAGAGGAATActttttcataatttttcataattgatatatatatataagaggcTACTCAAATAGAAACCATTCTAGAATAGAAATTCGAAACcagattttttttttgaaaattacttcgaaacataacacatatggtatgcaaatcgatcgttgagagatggagaaaaatacagtgaagtcggatttaaAAAAAACTTACCGTTCGACGGGAATAATCAAATAAAAAACGAAGAGGAAAagctgaaattgggtgtgggaggATGCAGATTAGTTGGATGTTGTGCTTTAGGGAGACCATTAGATTATATTGATTTAATGAATTAGATTAATTTCTagtttcaattttaattttattttctatttgatcattcccatgtatatatatattctaaaaaAAATTGGGGATCAAAAATGATTAAATAGGTAATTTGCCTTAAAGGATATATATAATGTATGATATCATAATTCTCAATATCCGTCAAACAATATCTccttattttaaaaataaaataacgATAACTGTTTATGGGGGTTTACAAGATTTTAGTTTAGGGTTTATACTAACCACAACTATGTCCTCTCTTCACCTCAGTTTCATCACTTCAAACCCTAATCTATACACAcacttaattatatatatttataattaattttctACCTCGATTTTCGTGCAATTATGGACTCCACCGACGACGATTTCGGCGATTTATACGCCGACGTCGAAGTTGCAGCCAGCTCCGCCATAAATGGCGGCCTAGAGCCATCGAATTCACCGGTTAAAGATGAAAAAGATGAGATTTTTAAGAGCCCCAGATGCTCAGATGATGAGTTTGAGGAGAATGTGAGTGATAGTGAGGATGATTTTGATATTGTGTTGAATGATGATGATTTTGATGCTTTGGAGATTTCGAGGTTGCGGAATGGCGACGAGGAGGCGAATGAAGGGAAAGAATTGGTTGAGGAGGTGAAAGATGGTTTGGATAAGAGTAGAATGTGTTTGGATAATTTGGAGTGTTGTGATAGACGAAATGTTGCGAAAATGGTTAATTCTCAGTATAAGgtagttagtgtgtgtgtgtgtggttTCGGTTTGGTTGAAAAATGTATGTAGTTGTTGGTGTTTTGGGAATAAGCTTGATTGTTAATGATAATTACAGTTTTGATGTATTGTGAATTCTTTTTCGGTAGATAGGCTTTAGTTAGTGAATACTAGttttagaacttggaatgaacTTGTTAGATAATAAGAAGGAAAAGGGTTCAGTTTGATTGAAAGTTGTACTTTATCGATTAGGCTGTTGGTGCTTGCAGAATAAGCTTGATAGTTAATTATAGTTACAGTATTGATGTTTTTTTGGTAAATGCTGTAGATAGGTAGTTATAGTTAGTTGTCACTAGttttagaacttggaatgaacTTGTTGGAAGAGTATGAGAAGGAAAAAGGGCTGAAAGATGCGCGCTTTATCATATTCTGCAATTTGTGTACCGGTTTAAATGAATATATGAAAATTGAACAGCTACatgaaatttgaacaagtattagGTAGGTGTCGTTGATTCTTTTATTTTTGCTGCGAGCATTTATTTTGACCAAGATTTAAACAACACTGCATATGTATCGGAGCCGTGGATTATATTACTCGCCTCTGAAGTGACTTTTATATGTTTATTAGATCTAAATTAGTTTTACAATGTTCGTAgaaattaaaatatgaaattattGATTAGATATATTATGTGTCATATAAGGCCAGTAATTTATGACACAATACATTTAGAATCCGTTGCACGGTGCGGCGTGTAAGTGAAGAATCCTTGCTTTCTAATATGAAATGCTAATATATTATATAGACGCTTGTCTAATTTTACTTCTTAGTTGTGCTGATGTAAATATATTTTGTTCATAGCATTGTGCTCTCATATTGCTCTCATtgtgttttgtacttggttttcTGTAGTATACTAGACCTCAGTCATCAACATTGGCCAGCACTTTAAAAGGTAGTAAATGTGAAGGACCAGCTTCCTACTCCTGTCCATCTCTTAAAGGAGAGCAAGAGGATAACGGGTTATATCATGGCATGAGACCAAAGGCACAAGGTCAAAGTGTACATCAGTTCTCACTTCCTCGGTCTAGGTAAGCTAATTCGGTTTCGGATAGTATGTAATTATGTTTATTAAAACATTTAGTTTACAGTGTACTTAATTGCTTTAAGTTTTTAACTGTGCCTTTAAAATGATAGAGTGacaattttgaatttttttttaatgtATATTGAGATTTCTGGGACCGGCAGATGTCCAAACTGCTCTCATAGAATTATAGAGAATTTTTTTGCTCAAGGATATAATTATCTTGTATCTTCTGTGATATGTACTTTTTCTTTCACTTTGCCTGTTTTCCCATTTGAATGATATATGCTCTTGATCTTAGGGCAGACATTTTTATATTTCAGGACTATAGTTGATGTAAATATTGACGCATTCGATGAGAAGCCATGGAGACATCCAGGAGCTGATATCACAGATTTTTTcaattttgattttgatgaagataGTTGGAAGAACTATTGCAACCACTTGGTAAAAATTGTCTTTTTCTGTTTACATCTGTCTTTTGGGGTTTCATTCATTTCTTTGTATGCTATGCGTATGTTTCTCGTTCAAGCCAGTGTAGGAATAGAAGATCAATATCTGAAACTGATTTATGCAACAGGATCGGTATCGTCATGGAGATATCATCCCAGCAAGGGTAACCTCTGATTTTTCCAAACATAATGGGGTAAGTTACGTTGTTAATTTGTTTTTttaatatgaagtttcttgaCAATAATTGCTTACATCTTGTTTTTTTTAATTGTAAAATAGTTCTATCAAAGAACTGATTATGAAACAATACCTCACGCTTCTGCTGAAATAACTCGAAAAGGTGGAAGAATGTTTTGTATATCTGATAGTCCAAGCAAAGAGCAAGAAATTTTTTACATGGTATGTCTAAACTGTTTTGCTTGCTTTTCCCCTTTTCAATGTTACTGTTTAAAAATACTACTTCTAGGAGTTATTATATCTTAAATTTGATGCTGTTTTATCAGAACAAAGGTAGAGCTATTCAGGTCGCAGGCAGCAGCACCGAGCGTCGATCATCCATGGATACAAGGCGGCAGACTGATCGGGATTCAGATGTTGTAATACAGGTGACTTTTCTAAACCTTTGATCTTCCTTTTTTCCCCATCATCTACTTACCCTTTTAGTACTGCTTAATAACATGTTCAGAGCAGATTGATGTGCAGGAATCAAAGGAACCTTGTAAATTAAAGGAGCAAGTAGACCCTGTTAACTGCTCTAAAAGAGGAGCATATGAAAATGGAACTTCTGGCGTGGATGATGATATGGACGGTCTTACTTTTGGTAGTTCAAGTGAAGATGACTTGGATAATGAATCTCTTGCGGGTGATGCTTTTGATGAAGGATCAGTCATGCCTAATTCTGAAAGGTCTGAGCTTCTTAATTTTCGTAATATTGTCTCATTGTCAACTCAATAAGATCTTTTTCAAATATTATGTATCTTTTGGTGAAGGATCATTGGTCATTTTCCAACATTGTCTTGATCTATAGCTATTATCAAATTGTCAAATGCCCTGTCGCTTTGGTCGTGTCCCAGTTAGTTGTGGTCACAACAAACTTAATGTAATACTTCTTTCTGGGAGGGCATTCATACACAAAATATGCCCAGATTAACTCAAATTGTTCTGTTATGTTATTTTGGTTAGTTGTCCTACACTCTTGAAAGCGTTTTATTTGTAACAAGTGTGACTTGTTTATATAATGCCGatttttattcattattttatttgTTTGTATAGTTTATATTTGTTGATCACAATATGATAGTGGTTGAATGATGTGTAATATGTTAGTGCAATGTTCGTAAATTGAGAAACTAATGATGATTGCATTATTAGGTGTTCTGTACGAAAGCATTCCCCTGAAGAAGCTGCTCTCGGTGATTCAGAAGGAAATATTAGAACTGTAGAAACTTTGAATAAAAGCAAGGAAGAGGCTTCCAGGAGTACATGCAATACTGCTCCTACTATACCGGAAGCAGAATTCCCCGATAATGAGTGTTACGAATATAGCCATAGTCCCTCTTTTTCAGGAAGTGATTGTGAGGATTATAGAAATATTGCTCATCATCATGTAGAAAAGTCTTGTAAATATGTAAGAGGTCCTGCACCACATTCGTTGACTGGATATCAGAAGGAAGTACCACCTGCTTATCATCACTCAAAAAATTATAGAAGCCACTCTGAAAGAATAAAATATAGGGACAGCAAAGATGCTGCCAGATATGGAAAACCCGTGCATCAGGCGAGGGATAGTCTATCTGGTGTTTCTGGATGGAAGTCATACACCAGTGGCTATAAAGGTACTTTAAATTCTGTGACTGGCAGAGACTATCATCATTATTTAGAACATGATCAAAACCGAGAAAAGGATAAACTATATGGTTATAGTTGTTATCATGATGACGAGTTTTTATATTACAAGGAAACAGATTTTCCCGACAATTTCTGCGACGAAAAATTTCCTGACTATCAAATTGAAGATGAGTGTAGAAAATACCCCCGTAAGAAAGGTTATCAGAGGCTTAAAGTCCCAACGAATCAATTTGTCCCCAGAAATTCAGATGAAAGGGCTTATCGACTTCGTGATGACATGCTTGAAAGGGACTGGGATCATCGTGAAAGCAGTTATACTGTTGATGGCATGAATCCTCTCACTTGTTTAGAGTCTAGGCAGCTGATTCTGAATTATCCTGAGAACGAAATAGACACTAGATGGAAAAGGAAAAGAGGTGAACCACAGTTTACAAGAAGAATACAAAATGATATAGAATTTTTTCCTGAACCAAAACATGTACATGATAGTTCACAGCAGAATTATAAAAGAACTGGTCCTTATGATGTCAGGGGcagaaataattatttttatgagTATGAAGAGCATCTACCATATACTAAAAGAGGGGCTAAATTCCCTGCAAGAAACGGTAGGAAGTTTATGGAGGACGAGGATGACTTCCGGAGAAGTAGCTATCATCGATCTTATAACTCTCGTCCGTATAGAGGAGCTCATACTCTCAAGATCAGTAGGCATAGTACCTTGTCACCTAAAAGTGATACATTTGAAATAAATGAAAGACAGGAAATATATGAGAAACATATATGGACAGAAAGATCTCGAGATATTGACATATATGGTAGCGATCCTGAAACTTTAGACAGAGAAAAACTTGTCGGTTGTTACGATGATCGAGCTTATTCCAGTATAAGAAGATACCATCGTCAGTCTGAACTTCTGCATTGGAATGAAGACGAGGGTCTGTTAATGGAACAGAATGATAATTACCATGCAGAGACCACAGCCTTTTCTTGCAAAAGGACTTCATGGAATAAACGGTTTTCTGGAGAAGATAGATCTGGCCATGCCAGAAATGTAACATATGACATGCAAGTAGACAATTTGAATAGCAAGTGGACGAGTGAAAGGGACATGGGTAAGCAAGATCATAGGAGTTCTGATATGTACTCTGGTGAAGGTCATGATCAGGCACTCCTGAGGTGCGGGGATTCTGTTGATTTCGTTCATGGGGATGAAAAGGTAAAGTTGGAAAAGTTGAAGTCAAAGTCGTTTTATACTCTTCTCTTCTTGTATGTAAGAGTGCTCCATATATATTGGGCAAATTTATCATCAAATATAATAATAATGTTCTCCTTGCATGTTTGTCTTGGTGCCTTGTACATGTTAAGCTTTTACACATTAGGAGTAATTAATTTGATAGAGTATTGGCCTTTATCATCACCGAGTTCTCGAGAGTCAGTAATGGCCCTGCTTAAGACTTTGTAACTAGTAGACCCACCTCAAGCTCCGTCCAAAACACGTGGAAAACATTATCTAGTTCTACTAGTGATACTTCCAATGTTATTTTGAttgtttatatatttttttctagaaattcATGTTAGTTTGCAACTTTATTTCATTTCTTTAATTTGTCTGTTTTTGTTGAAACCTAATCGCCAATGACCAGCTAATACCTGGACCAGGCAAGCTAGTATATATAAGATACCATTTGGAATATAGAATTGGCGTTGTGCTTTTAAAGTAGTTGTTTAATACTTATTACTGACTAGGACGTTCTtagtttttgttttgttttactTTTGTGATGCCTAAATCTTGTAAATTAACTGTAGCGGCTTTATAAGCTCTAGAAACAGTGACATGATTATTTGAACCTTCGGTATGCTAGGTGTATGGACATATGATGGCTGAAAGCTTTACACCAATCAAGTAAATATCTTAGAGAGAAACATTGAATTAAAATGTATGAATACAACAGTGTCCGGCAAGAACTAAATACGCTTCGGTACAATTCAAAACAATAAAAAATGAAGAAAAAAACTTTCAAGAAATCAGTTCTTCTAGCTATGGGAGTGTCGCAACTTACGCAAGGATATCATTTAAAAATTCTCATGCCGTAACAAAGAGAAAATAAATATGAAAGTAGTTTGTAGTGTATAGTTTATTTATTGTATTAACAATAATGTTTTGTGCAGATAATATATTGACGTGTAATATTAAAATTTTTGTAGACTTATAAAGCGTCTTAGTATTTCTTCTCTTTCAAAACCTAATATGCATTGGCCCAGTAAATAGCATTCTTCATAAGTAGGCACAACTGCAGTTGAGAGAAGATGTTACAACCCAGTCTCAGCAGCCTCTTCCCTAGGAAGGGGCACTCGAAGCAACTTTCCACCACATATGGATAGCTCTCTGTCTGGACTTTAAAATATCTAATGTAGAAAAGGTGGAGATCATGTTATACTGATAGTGCCGAATTGCCACTGGTATCTCTGTACAAAACCTCTGGCATGACCACCTATGTTATCAtctttgaagaaaatgaaattatTAAGTATTTAATCGGTAGATCTTTGATACTTATCTGCACATAATTAGAGTATAAAATGTCAGGACTTTCATTTAAATTGTTCTATCAGGTGTATTCCGTCCTGCTTACACTAGTACAATGTATTAAAAAGCTAGAAGTTTATGAGTGAGGTAGAAGTATACGAGTTACACTTGTTATAGTAACATTTTAGTTAATACAGAGCCTTTAAATTTCTTTTAGACATGTTATTAGGACCATGGCTAATGGCTCTGAAGTCTGAATACAGTAATATTTCTAGTCAAATCCTAATGAATAAGCCATATGTCAGTTTATATTATGTGGCCATTGAGCTCAATGAGGTAATTCAGGTTTGTTCCTGTTTATATTCATTTAACAATTGTCAAATTTTTTTCAAAGATTTGCGCTTGCAGTAATTGTTCAGGTATACAGGTAAATTAAATACAAAGATAcatgcatacatatatatatatatgtgtgtgtgtgtgtgcgtgtgtacatttgatatatatatgtacatcACCTCTTTTGAATCAAGTAGCTGTTTTGTTTCTTTGCAGAACGAGGCTATAATTTGTGACACACCAAGGGTAAATTGAGTTTCTTCTCTTTTATTTTCATTGATTGATTGGACAATTGTGTTAATTAACTAATTTATTGGTATCATATCATCAGTCATTTCCTGATGCATCTTGTGATTTGGTGGTTTGATATCTGTCCGAACATATTTAGTAATTATCTTTTCATGTTACTTAAATTTGTCTGTCTGCTGAGTGCTGACAACATGGTGATTTTCTTTGTTAGAACACATAATATTATGAATGGCATGACATTTACTTGTGGCAATAAACTCTGCAGTCTCGGGGAAGGTCCAGAGCAGCTGGAAGTGTAATGTTCAATGGTAGGTACACTAACAAGGCTTGCCATCCTTTTGATGAGCAACAAAGTATGTCCACAGAACTCGGTAAAACTCATACAAAGATGGCAAGGCAAGTTAAGGTTCCGGATCTCAAGATCACCCACAAAGATGCGAATTTTCTCAATGGGTTATCCGACACTCTTCAAAAAGCTTTAGATATCGAGGAAGGTCAGATATTGACGGATGACATAATGGAGGATGCCATGAAGAGTAATATATCAGTCTCTGGTAATCTTTCACAAACCAGTGATGGTAAGAGTTTGCCTAACGAAAATGCAACAAAGGAAAATGTGAGCAACCCCCGGATCCTTGAAGTGATAGCAAAGATGGAAAAGAGAAGAGAGCGCTTTAAGGAGCCTATTACTCTCAAGGATAAGTTACCCGAGCCCCTCAATGGTTCTGCTGAGGATGCAAGTGGGAAAATGAAGCAACAAAGGCCAGCACGAAAGAGAAGATGGGGTGGACAACAAGTTTCATAATATAAGCGTGTGCAACCATGCTCCTATTTAACTTTGTACATCATGGAGCTGAGCTTCATGGCTCAAAACAGTTGAATGATTCAGAAACACTTCAGCCTGGTGGACAaatagatttttcatgatgcaACACAGCTGGATTTGCAATTCTTTCTGGTTTTATGAATAATGTTCCTCATTCTCATGAAATCCATGGTAAAAATTTTGTTCCTGGGCACATTACAGTTGCACTGTATGGTCCATACCTTTGTTTTGTTTTCAATGAACTTCATATACGAATGAATAAAGCACATGGTTTACCACAAGCCATTTCTTTTTCCATGTTTGTTGGTCTAGCAAATTCAGTGCTGGTTTCTGTTGCTGAATCTGTGATAGTATTTAgcatatgtttatatatatatatatttgctttaatccattttattattttcagagaTTATTGAAGAAATGAAGGAGAAATCTGGAGATAAAAATAGGATTTATAATTTCCCTTTTCATTTTTTACTTTTCTAGAGAGGATTGCTAGAGGTGTACATAGTTATCAGATTCCTGATGACTTGCAGGGAAATGATCCTTGAAACTCTTGCTAGGATTCCACTTGTATGTCCTGTTGGGGGTTAGTTTGCCGTAAATGAGTTTTGGTAGATGATTTCGAACTCGGATTTTTTCCTCAAGCAATCCAGAACTATTTTAGCTTCTCCTCGAGTTCGTTAATAAACAAACCGATCATGAATGTCTTGAGTCGAACTGAGCATTCGTTTGGTAGAAAGGTTTAAAAACTGCTGTTAACAAAAGTATGTCCCCCATGCTTTTGAAAAAGCTGTTTTCAGCTTTTGTAAGAATTAActatcagtttcaccatcaaacattctcaaaaatattatttttatatattatatctcaaaatatgaaCAAATTAAAAAAACTACTAAACAGTCATCTAATTTTACTGAAAGCACTTTTTCTCAAATTACAACAGTTTTCAACAGCACTCGCACTCCCAAACAGAGTCTGAATTTTttggatatctatatctatatacaTAACAATGCATTTCTTCAAGAGAGAACCCTCTTATATAAAACAATAGGGAACCCttgattttattataaaattttatcaaattcgttgctaatgtagaataataattatattttaatggAATAAAATGTTTAACaattgaaatttaaaaaaaataattgattttaaatttgattgtATTGTTGAATAATTTTGGATAAGTGTGATTTTACTGTATTTTCTACTGCAGAACcactttaaattatttaatcaaatttcaatgattttttaaataaaaaaattgtgtcACATCGTTTTTAActtgataattaaaatttataactacatataatgaaaaatgaaataaattatgtatttatattttttaaataatagtTTTCTACGGACCTCTATTTAAGAGAACCCTCTAAGAGAACCATCTATGGATTGCCACCCTACATAACAATATTACAATTTTAATGTATTAATGTTTTATGACTAGTTTTGAGAGTCATGTTGTTCAAAAATCAGAAATTATGATTGTATTTTAGATTAAAAAGAAGTTTATAATCATAAATTATATACATGTACCTGCTGGCactttgaattttttttatataatgagGGTAGGCTGAAAAATCATGCTCTGTAACTTAAATGAATTATTAATGATCATATTTGACATTTTTTTATATGACACATTACTATATGTACATCCACAAATGATCAAATACAGATCGATAAGAGTTTATATTTATGTCTGGTTTCGTTGATCTTATTTAGcgaaaattattaaataagcTATAAGAGGAAACTAAGATCTTTTGACAAATTTTATTACGTC
This genomic interval from Apium graveolens cultivar Ventura chromosome 8, ASM990537v1, whole genome shotgun sequence contains the following:
- the LOC141677520 gene encoding uncharacterized protein LOC141677520 isoform X2 produces the protein MDSTDDDFGDLYADVEVAASSAINGGLEPSNSPVKDEKDEIFKSPRCSDDEFEENVSDSEDDFDIVLNDDDFDALEISRLRNGDEEANEGKELVEEVKDGLDKSRMCLDNLECCDRRNVAKMVNSQYKYTRPQSSTLASTLKGSKCEGPASYSCPSLKGEQEDNGLYHGMRPKAQGQSVHQFSLPRSRTIVDVNIDAFDEKPWRHPGADITDFFNFDFDEDSWKNYCNHLDRYRHGDIIPARVTSDFSKHNGFYQRTDYETIPHASAEITRKGGRMFCISDSPSKEQEIFYMNKGRAIQVAGSSTERRSSMDTRRQTDRDSDVVIQIDVQESKEPCKLKEQVDPVNCSKRGAYENGTSGVDDDMDGLTFGSSSEDDLDNESLAGDAFDEGSVMPNSERCSVRKHSPEEAALGDSEGNIRTVETLNKSKEEASRSTCNTAPTIPEAEFPDNECYEYSHSPSFSGSDCEDYRNIAHHHVEKSCKYVRGPAPHSLTGYQKEVPPAYHHSKNYRSHSERIKYRDSKDAARYGKPVHQARDSLSGVSGWKSYTSGYKGTLNSVTGRDYHHYLEHDQNREKDKLYGYSCYHDDEFLYYKETDFPDNFCDEKFPDYQIEDECRKYPRKKGYQRLKVPTNQFVPRNSDERAYRLRDDMLERDWDHRESSYTVDGMNPLTCLESRQLILNYPENEIDTRWKRKRGEPQFTRRIQNDIEFFPEPKHVHDSSQQNYKRTGPYDVRGRNNYFYEYEEHLPYTKRGAKFPARNGRKFMEDEDDFRRSSYHRSYNSRPYRGAHTLKISRHSTLSPKSDTFEINERQEIYEKHIWTERSRDIDIYGSDPETLDREKLVGCYDDRAYSSIRRYHRQSELLHWNEDEGLLMEQNDNYHAETTAFSCKRTSWNKRFSGEDRSGHARNVTYDMQVDNLNSKWTSERDMGKQDHRSSDMYSGEGHDQALLRCGDSVDFVHGDEKSRGRSRAAGSVMFNGRYTNKACHPFDEQQSMSTELGKTHTKMARQVKVPDLKITHKDANFLNGLSDTLQKALDIEEGQILTDDIMEDAMKSNISVSGNLSQTSDGKSLPNENATKENVSNPRILEVIAKMEKRRERFKEPITLKDKLPEPLNGSAEDASGKMKQQRPARKRRWGGQQVS
- the LOC141677520 gene encoding uncharacterized protein LOC141677520 isoform X1, which gives rise to MDSTDDDFGDLYADVEVAASSAINGGLEPSNSPVKDEKDEIFKSPRCSDDEFEENVSDSEDDFDIVLNDDDFDALEISRLRNGDEEANEGKELVEEVKDGLDKSRMCLDNLECCDRRNVAKMVNSQYKYTRPQSSTLASTLKGSKCEGPASYSCPSLKGEQEDNGLYHGMRPKAQGQSVHQFSLPRSRTIVDVNIDAFDEKPWRHPGADITDFFNFDFDEDSWKNYCNHLDRYRHGDIIPARVTSDFSKHNGFYQRTDYETIPHASAEITRKGGRMFCISDSPSKEQEIFYMNKGRAIQVAGSSTERRSSMDTRRQTDRDSDVVIQIDVQESKEPCKLKEQVDPVNCSKRGAYENGTSGVDDDMDGLTFGSSSEDDLDNESLAGDAFDEGSVMPNSERCSVRKHSPEEAALGDSEGNIRTVETLNKSKEEASRSTCNTAPTIPEAEFPDNECYEYSHSPSFSGSDCEDYRNIAHHHVEKSCKYVRGPAPHSLTGYQKEVPPAYHHSKNYRSHSERIKYRDSKDAARYGKPVHQARDSLSGVSGWKSYTSGYKGTLNSVTGRDYHHYLEHDQNREKDKLYGYSCYHDDEFLYYKETDFPDNFCDEKFPDYQIEDECRKYPRKKGYQRLKVPTNQFVPRNSDERAYRLRDDMLERDWDHRESSYTVDGMNPLTCLESRQLILNYPENEIDTRWKRKRGEPQFTRRIQNDIEFFPEPKHVHDSSQQNYKRTGPYDVRGRNNYFYEYEEHLPYTKRGAKFPARNGRKFMEDEDDFRRSSYHRSYNSRPYRGAHTLKISRHSTLSPKSDTFEINERQEIYEKHIWTERSRDIDIYGSDPETLDREKLVGCYDDRAYSSIRRYHRQSELLHWNEDEGLLMEQNDNYHAETTAFSCKRTSWNKRFSGEDRSGHARNVTYDMQVDNLNSKWTSERDMGKQDHRSSDMYSGEGHDQALLRCGDSVDFVHGDEKNEAIICDTPRSRGRSRAAGSVMFNGRYTNKACHPFDEQQSMSTELGKTHTKMARQVKVPDLKITHKDANFLNGLSDTLQKALDIEEGQILTDDIMEDAMKSNISVSGNLSQTSDGKSLPNENATKENVSNPRILEVIAKMEKRRERFKEPITLKDKLPEPLNGSAEDASGKMKQQRPARKRRWGGQQVS